The Brassica rapa cultivar Chiifu-401-42 chromosome A10, CAAS_Brap_v3.01, whole genome shotgun sequence genome segment gaataaaaaacatttcaaaactCGACTTCATACACCACTCGGCGCCATTTTACGGTTTAAGTTGGTTTCCGGTTTATTCCGATTTCAATTAGTTCTCCAAATAATTCAATTTCGGTTCGTTGTCATATTCAATTTcccagagaagaagaagaaacttctTCAACCGTCATGCGACCAACACAGCCACCGGAACTAGCCGTCACCGGTACCCCCGAGAATCTTCAGAGAGGTGTTTCCGGCGTAGTGAAACGAGCTATCGTGATCGGAAACGGCTGCGCCGGCGCGGAGAATCAGTGCTTCGGCCTTGTTCGATCCTTGGGCCTTTACGATCGCCACCTCTACTATGTAACCTccgtccaaaaaaaaaaacactattatTTCATCGGAGAATCTTAAAGTTTGGCTCTTTATTCCATTTTTGAatgtttatgagtttttttctACTGTATAGAGTGTAGCTAGGCCAAGAGGAGGAATCAGCAGGTGGCTTCATTGGCTTCCTATCTCTTTTTACAAAAAGCTTAACCATTTCATCAGCTGTGTATGTTCTGGATTCTCCATTAAAGCAAATGAATCGGGTTTCAGAAGATCTGGTACAGTTTCAATGTGCCACTGCTATTTACACTTTTAAACATTGTTTAGTGAAATCAAGACACAACAAGTGATGTTGATGTTTGGTAGTGATTTGTTTGCTGAAAATGTCTTTTAGGAATCGAGGATGTGTTTGAAGTAGCTGATGCGAAGCAGATTGCTGCCATGGCTCGTCGTACGTTTGACAAGTATATTAGCTCATTGGTTTTGTTCTTTAGAATTACAGTTTAATCTGCTTGAAAACGAGTTTATTGCTCTGATCTTGAATCAGCTATCTGGTTGTCTGTCTATTTAAAGATTTTGTCTTATGATAGGAGTGGCCCTTTGTTAGTGGTGGCATCTGGTCGTGATACTATCTCTGTCGCAAGCTCCATTAGACGACTAGCTATGGAATATGTCTTTGTTGTTCAGGTTAAGCAGATTTTTCGCATGTGATTCTTGTTTTAACTTAGTTTTTGTGATGTGGTTGGATTAGCAAATTGAGTTAGTTGTCCATTGTACATTCAGGTGCAACATCCAAGATCGCGTCTCGAGAGATTTGATCTAGTGATCACACCTCGACATGATTACTTTTCTCTAACACCTGAAGGGAAGAGGCAAACTTCTTTCTTTCTCAGGCCATGGGTGACTCCACGTGAACCTCCAGGTAGAAATGTGGTACGTATCATTTTTAGTGTTCACTAAAAGCGTTTTGATGTCAAGCAATTATTAACAAGCTCGAATTTATGGAATCCAGTTTTTGACTACCGGAGCTCTTCACAATGCTGACTCTTCTACTCTGAGAAACGCTGCTTTGGAATGGAAGGACGAGTTTGCCTCGCTGTCAAAGCCTTTGGTTGTTGTTAATATCGGAGGACCTACAAGTAAACACACGCACGGCTTAAACTTGAGTTGTCATTATAACTGCGATTAATTAAAACCTTTTTTGTTGATTTTGTGTAGGGAACTGTTTGTATGGTGTTGATCTCGCTAAGCAGTTGTGTGGTATGCTTCACAGTATCCTCTGGAGCTGTGGAAGCCTAAGAATATCTTTCTCGAGACGAACACCGAAGAAGGTAAAGTAGAAACTCTCTAGAGAATATCACATTCATGTGGAGCGGATATGGTCATCATCATAATCTCTCAATCTTTCTTCAGGTCAAAGAGATTATAACTAGAGAACTGAGGTCTAACCCGAAGGTTTACATTTGGGATGGAaaaggtgattttttttttgttattctctATCAGTGTCAAAGTCTGATGCTTTCTCTCTTCCATTTCTCAGACCCTAATCCGCATTTGGGGCATCTAGCTTTAGCCGATGCTTTTATCATAACTGCTGACTCTATAAGTATGTTGAGCGAAGCGTGTACTACCGGGTATCCTTAAGAGAACAACTacctttttcctttttctcaTTCTTTAGATGATACTGAAACTTCGTTCTCGACGCAGGAAGCCAGTGTATGTTGTGGGTGCTGAACGGTGTACATGGAAGTTCTCTGAGTTCCAGAAGACCCTTCGTGAAAGAGGAGCTGTTCGACCTTTAACCGGCAAAGAAAATGTACTTCTAATAAGTCTACTCCAGATTTTGATATCtttgatctgtttttttttttgttgttgtgaaTACTGACGTTGACTTCTACGTGGATTTCGTATATCGCAAGATGGTTGAGAAGTGGAGTTACACTCCTCTTAACGACAATGCAGAAGCTGCAAAGCGTGTGATCCAAGATCTGGCTGAGCGTGGATGGAAAATTGAGGCGTGAACAAGTTTTGAAGAGTACTGTATTTTCTCTTTAGCGAATATAGAATGAGGTTGGTAATTAGCAGCGATCTGTTTGAAGATCGAATCATAAACTCAAGGTCATACACACACGTAGCTTATTTGTTGAAACTAGTAGCGAT includes the following:
- the LOC103846960 gene encoding mitochondrial fission protein ELM1, yielding MRPTQPPELAVTGTPENLQRGVSGVVKRAIVIGNGCAGAENQCFGLVRSLGLYDRHLYYSVARPRGGISRWLHWLPISFYKKLNHFISCVCSGFSIKANESGFRRSGIEDVFEVADAKQIAAMARRTFDKSGPLLVVASGRDTISVASSIRRLAMEYVFVVQVQHPRSRLERFDLVITPRHDYFSLTPEGKRQTSFFLRPWVTPREPPGRNVFLTTGALHNADSSTLRNAALEWKDEFASLSKPLVVVNIGGPTRNCLYGVDLAKQLCGMLHSILWSCGSLRISFSRRTPKKVKEIITRELRSNPKVYIWDGKDPNPHLGHLALADAFIITADSISMLSEACTTGKPVYVVGAERCTWKFSEFQKTLRERGAVRPLTGKENMVEKWSYTPLNDNAEAAKRVIQDLAERGWKIEA